In Arcobacter sp. CECT 8983, the DNA window TCTGGATCTCTTTATGGAAATACTGAACCTGGTGGAACAATAAATATTGTTACAAAACAACCAAAATTTACCAATGAAAATTCTATTACAACTATGGTTGGAAGTGATGATTTTTATAGACTATCAGCAGATTTAACAGGACCTTTAAGTGAATCTTTTGCTTATCGTTTAAATGTAGCAGCTGAAAATAAAAAAAGTTTCCGTGATCATATTGAGAGTGAAAGATATGTTGTAGCACCTTCATTTCTTTGGCTATTAAATGACAATACCCATTTAACATATATGGGTGAATATATTAGACAAGAAGCTCCTTTTGATAGAGGGATAGTTGCCTTTGATGGTGATTTAAATGGTGTTGATCATAAAACATTTTTTGGTAATCCAAAAGATGATAATATGGTACTTGAAAATTTTACACATCAATTAAAGCTAGAACATGATTTTTCTAATAATTGGAGTACAAAAATTGGTTTAGCCTATAAAACTGGAGATTTTAAAGGAACTGGTGCTGAGGTAAAACCTTTTGTAAATGTTACTACTGATTCTTTGATGCTTGTTCTAGATATAAAGACTTTGAGTCAGATGATATTTCTTTGCAAGCAGATGTAAAAAATGTTTCAACTATAAAAGGTTTAAAAAATACTCTTTTATTTGGTATGGAAACATATCGTTATGAGTTAGATTTTGCTTTATATAATTTAAATAATACAGTAAGAATGGATAATATAAGAGGTAATCCAACATATACTACTTTAGCTACAGGAAAAGGTAATATTATAAGAGATGAAAATCAAGTGCAAAGAGGAATGGCGTTTTTTGCACAAGATGAATTAGCTTTATCTGATTCATGGAGATTACTTGTTGGTTTAAGATATGATAAAATTGATACTCAATTAGAAGAATATAAAAAAGGTATCACTTATTCTCAAAATGATTATGCCTTATCTCCTAGAATAGGCTTAACTTATCTTATTAATCCTAATTGGTCTTGGTATGCTACTTCTGGAAAATCATTTAGACCAAACACTGGTTTAGATAAAAATGGAAATACCTTTGAAGCAGAAGAAGGAATCTCTTTAGAAACAGGTCTGAAATTTGAATCAGATAATAAA includes these proteins:
- a CDS encoding TonB-dependent siderophore receptor — protein: MHKKVFSILAASFILAPNIMLSAGTKTDNVSLSDVTIVSDSDENKQSYYKTEATSVTRTNTPLLETSQSVQIVTDDILNDMGMVSLDNTLDYVSGISRQNNFGGVWDNFSIRGFSGHENTGISMLKNGFADNRGYNAPRDAANIESIEVLKGPSGSLYGNTEPGGTINIVTKQPKFTNENSITTMVGSDDFYRLSADLTGPLSESFAYRLNVAAENKKSFRDHIESERYVVAPSFLWLLNDNTHLTYMGEYIRQEAPFDRGIVAFDGDLNGVDHKTFFGNPKDDNMVLENFTHQLKLEHDFSNNWSTKIGLAYKTGDFKGTGAEVKPFVNVTTDSLMLVLDIKTLSQMIFLCKQM